The proteins below come from a single Corylus avellana chromosome ca3, CavTom2PMs-1.0 genomic window:
- the LOC132175482 gene encoding probable long-chain-alcohol O-fatty-acyltransferase 5 has product MEGEMEKCIIVWITAIACLCYCFYLVARIKGEVMRLLSLLPVFCLFTILPFILNSLHIGILTLFLLVWVGNFKLILFAFDQGPLTPLPPKLSHFICITFLPIKTEQQQQQIIPSHQNAKKAPKVNWKSVLLVLKALLLALIIRSYEYRPIMHPYLVLALYSVHLYLAVEIILALAAAPARACGFELEPQFNEPYLATSLQDFWGRRWNLMVTSILRPTVYTPVCRISTPIIGPRLAQLSGVVAAFLVSGLIHELIFYYITRVNPTWEVTSFFVLQGLCVGIEIEVKRALTDRWQLHRAISGPLTVVFVVLTCIWLFFPQLRRNGAFERLIQEYSIMIDFVRANLLFNKL; this is encoded by the coding sequence ATGGAAGGTGAAATGGAGAAGTGCATCATTGTATGGATCACCGCCATTGCATGTCTGTGTTATTGTTTCTACCTAGTTGCTCGAATCAAGGGGGAAGTGATGAggcttctctctcttctccccGTCTTCTGCCTCTTCACAATCCTACCCTTCATTCTCAACTCCCTCCATATCGGCATTCTCACACTTTTCCTTCTGGTTTGGGTTGGCAACTTCAAGCTCATCCTCTTTGCCTTCGATCAAGGCCCTTTAACGCCACTCCCGCCCAAGCTTTCTCACTTCATCTGCATAACTTTCCTTCCCATCAAAAccgaacaacaacaacaacagatCATCCCATCTCACCAAAATGCTAAAAAAGCTCCAAAAGTGAACTGGAAATCTGTTTTGTTGGTTCTAAAAGCCTTGCTTCTTGCTCTCATTATCCGATCATATGAATACAGACCAATTATGCACCCATACCTTGTGCTTGCTCTCTATTCTGTCCATCTTTACCTTGCTGTGGAGATCATCCTAGCCCTGGCTGCTGCGCCTGCTCGAGCCTGTGGGTTTGAGCTCGAGCCACAGTTTAATGAGCCCTACCTGGCTACCTCGCTACAAGACTTTTGGGGCCGGAGGTGGAACCTCATGGTAACCAGTATTCTACGCCCTACCGTATACACCCCCGTATGCCGTATCTCTACACCTATAATTGGGCCCCGCTTGGCCCAACTGTCGGGGGTGGTCGCCGCCTTCTTGGTCTCCGGCCTAATCCACGAGCTCATTTTTTATTACATCACTCGTGTTAATCCCACGTGGGAGGTCACGTCCTTCTTTGTCCTACAAGGCCTGTGCGTCGGCATTGAGATCGAGGTGAAGAGGGCTTTGACCGACAGGTGGCAGTTGCACCGGGCAATTTCCGGCCCATTAACAGTCGTGTTCGTGGTGCTCACTTGCATTTGGCTCTTCTTCCCACAATTACGTAGGAATGGTGCGTTTGAGAGGCTCATTCAGGAGTACTCAATTATGATTGATTTTGTCAGAGCCAACCTACTCTTTAATAAGTTGTAA